The DNA sequence GGGCCCTCGCGCCGAGCATGGCGGCGGCCCGGGACACCCCCGAACGAAGCCGGTCCAGCGCGCGCGGCGTCGCCTCCGGCGCCGGTGGCCAGCGCAGCCGCACCCGGAGGCGGCGGAAATCGTCGCGTTCCAGCCGCCACCACGGCAGCCACAGGACCTGGGCGCGGGTATCGCCGGCCATGCGGTACACCAGCACGACCATGCGCAGGAATACCCGGCTGTCGCGGCAGACATCCACCGGCACACGCTGCTCGTGCCGGAGCCCGTCCCGCGTGGCCACCCACCACTGTCCCTGGGCGTCGCAGCCGAGCCAGTCCCAGCGCGGGACGCGCTGCATCCAGCTCCAGATGCCGGCTGCCGAGGCAAGCACCGCCAGCGCGAGCGCGAACGCCGGGTGGCTGTAGCGCAGTGCGTGGACCAGTACACCCGTGGCGAGCAGCAGCAGCCCCGCGGCCCCCAGCGCCGGCAGGACGCGGTCAGTCTTCAGTGCAAGCCTTAGCGGCGGCGCGGATGAGCGGGACAAGCCGCGCT is a window from the Thioalkalivibrio paradoxus ARh 1 genome containing:
- a CDS encoding NifU family protein yields the protein MSRSSAPPLRLALKTDRVLPALGAAGLLLLATGVLVHALRYSHPAFALALAVLASAAGIWSWMQRVPRWDWLGCDAQGQWWVATRDGLRHEQRVPVDVCRDSRVFLRMVVLVYRMAGDTRAQVLWLPWWRLERDDFRRLRVRLRWPPAPEATPRALDRLRSGVSRAAAMLGARARFAVQDRNAAREMPAVEHLLNDDPAHVYSDSELDAIEAIDAELALRLDRAQTFARRQANAVPADGAVDEAAVRQAVDEARRILMQDGGDVEYVGLDERTVQVRLQGACVGCPRSALDLRNVVERLVRAHAPGVERVVNTG